AACTATCATGGCAAGGAGGTATTCTGCATGCCGACTTGGCTGCAAAAACAAATGCAAAAAGCTTTTCTCGAGAAAAACAGATATCAGATCAAACTTCTCAACCAGTGCTGGTATTTCTATAGAAAAAAACACTGCTCCTAATGAACAGTGTTTTTTCGTTTATTTAGAAGGAAGCATGGTCAAGGCTACTCGTCCTTTTTTCATGTCGACTGAATCGACCCAAACTGTGACGACATCTCCGACAGCCACCACATCTAAAGGATGCTTGACGAAGCGGTTGCTTAATTTGGAGATATGAACCAACCCATCCTGCTTTACGCCGATATCGACGAATGCGCCGAAATCGACCACGTTGCGGACAGTTCCTTGCAGTTCCATTCCCTCAGTGAGGTCTTCTAATTTAAGGACGTCTTTTTTCAGGATTGGCTTCGGCAATACGTCGCGCGGATCACGGCCAGGTCTTCTTAACGAATCCAGGATGTCCTTTAGCGTTAATTCACCGATCTCTAGTTCTGCCGCTAATTCTTGAATCGTGAACTTTTCAAGGGATGCACTTAATTTATCTGAGCCCAGTTCATTCAATCCCACACCGAGTTTCTTTAAGAGCTTTTCCACATCCCCGTATGTTTCAGGGTGAATCGATGTTTTATCAAGCGGATGCTTTCCGTCCATGATTCTTAAGAACCCGATACTTTGCTCATACGTTTTGGCTCCAAGTCGAGGGATTTTTTTCAGTTGGGCTCTGCTATTGATTTTTCCATTTTCATCGCGGAATTTTACGATATTGTTGGCAACTGTTTTGTTTAAACCTGCTACATATTGAAGCAAGGAAGATGAAGCTGTATTTACATTCACACCAACTTGGTTAACCACTGTTTCAACCACGAACGTTAAGGAATCATTCAGGTTTTTTTGTGAGACATCATGTTGATACTGCCCCACTCCTACTGATTTTGGATCGATCTTAACCAGCTCAGCCAACGGGTCTTGCAGGCGTCTTGCGATGGATACCGCGCTTCTTTCTTCTACCTGGAGGTCAGGGAACTCTTCCCTCGCCAAGTCAGAAGCGGAATAGACGCTTGCCCCAGCTTCATTGACAATGATATAAGAAATATCTCTTTTTGCTTCTTTCAATGTATCTACGATGAACTGCTCGGTTTCCCGAGATGCTGTTCCGTTTCCGATTGCGACTAGTTCAACGGAGTACTTTTCCAGGATGGAAAGGATGGCTTGTTTTGATTTTTCCGGCTGCGCTTTCGGCGGATGTGGATAGATGACTCCGATATAAAGGACCTTTCCTGTTTCATCCACCACGGAAAGTTTACAGCCTGTCCGATATGCCGGATCTACCCCGAGCACTACCTTTCCTTTTAAAGGCGGCTGAAGCAGAAGGTTCTTCAAGTTTTCAGAGAAGATGTGGATGGCCTGTTCATCCGCTTTTTCAGTCAGTTCATTTCGGATTTCCCGCTCAATGGATGGCTGTATCAATCGCTTATATCCATCATTGACTGCATCCCTTACCACTTCAGAAGCAATGGATTTCTCATTAGGAATAAATTTTTTGAACAGGTATTCGTGTATTCTTTCAGTATCCGGCTGAACGGATACCTTTAGAATCTCCTCTTTTTCCCCTCTATTGATGGCAAGCGTCCGATGAGGGACTACTTTTGCAAGAGGTTCTGAGTAGTCATAATACATTTCATAAACATTCTTTTCATCCTTCTCCTCATCTTTTACAGCTGTTGAGAGCTTTCCAGATTTGAATGTTTCACGGCGGATCCACTGTCGGGCAGCGGGATCATCGGAGACGATTTCTGCGATGATATCCTTCGCCCCTTCAATTGCTGCTTCAGCAGAATCGACACCTTTTTCAGATGAAATAAATGAAGCCGCTTTTTCTTCAAGGCTGCCTGCTGACGGAAATGTCAACAGCCACTCCGCCAGTGGCTCTAATCCTTTTTCTTTTGCCACTGTGGCTTTTGTTCTTCTTTTTTGTTTGTAAGGTCTGTATAGATCCTCCACCACTTGGAGTTTATCGGCAGATTCAATGGATTTTCTTAGTTCCTCTGTAAGCTTCCCTTGTTCTTCAATCAAACGAATGACATCTTCTTTTCGTTTTTTTAAATTCTGCATAAATGTCCATTTATCTATGATGGCACGGATTTGCACCTCATCCAGTGCACCTGTCATCTCTTTGCGGTAGCGGGCAATGAATGGGACGGTATTTCCTTCATTAATCATGTCGATTACGTTATGTACCTGCTTTGATTTAAATCCCAACTCTTTCGAAATGGATAGGATCAATTGATCTTCCTGGGTTTTCACTTGATTCAATGTACATCCCCCTATCAGTAAGCATGATTATAGTTTAACACACCTTTTTGGAGTAATTAAAATGGTGAACAAATATAAAAAAGCTCACTCCATTATCAGAGCAAGCTTCCTACAATAAACGTTAAATCGTCTTCTGCATTACTATAGCTTCGTTCCAATTCTTGAGCAATATACTCTAAAGAAAAGGAATCTTTCAGCAGACTTTTGGTGCTTGAAATCCTTAAACCATCTGAATGGATTAAAAATCTTGCACCTTCTTCAAAGGGATATCGATGGGTACTGAATAGTTGCGGCCTGCCAGATAAATAACCTGTGACAGGTAGTGGGTAGGTTAATTTACCGGTAGGGGAGTATAAATAGAAGCGGATGTTTCCAACGCAGCTATAAACAAAATCCTTGGTC
This region of Falsibacillus pallidus genomic DNA includes:
- the cmpA gene encoding cortex morphogenetic protein CmpA codes for the protein MPTWLQKQMQKAFLEKNRYQIKLLNQCWYFYRKKHCS
- a CDS encoding Tex family protein gives rise to the protein MKTQEDQLILSISKELGFKSKQVHNVIDMINEGNTVPFIARYRKEMTGALDEVQIRAIIDKWTFMQNLKKRKEDVIRLIEEQGKLTEELRKSIESADKLQVVEDLYRPYKQKRRTKATVAKEKGLEPLAEWLLTFPSAGSLEEKAASFISSEKGVDSAEAAIEGAKDIIAEIVSDDPAARQWIRRETFKSGKLSTAVKDEEKDEKNVYEMYYDYSEPLAKVVPHRTLAINRGEKEEILKVSVQPDTERIHEYLFKKFIPNEKSIASEVVRDAVNDGYKRLIQPSIEREIRNELTEKADEQAIHIFSENLKNLLLQPPLKGKVVLGVDPAYRTGCKLSVVDETGKVLYIGVIYPHPPKAQPEKSKQAILSILEKYSVELVAIGNGTASRETEQFIVDTLKEAKRDISYIIVNEAGASVYSASDLAREEFPDLQVEERSAVSIARRLQDPLAELVKIDPKSVGVGQYQHDVSQKNLNDSLTFVVETVVNQVGVNVNTASSSLLQYVAGLNKTVANNIVKFRDENGKINSRAQLKKIPRLGAKTYEQSIGFLRIMDGKHPLDKTSIHPETYGDVEKLLKKLGVGLNELGSDKLSASLEKFTIQELAAELEIGELTLKDILDSLRRPGRDPRDVLPKPILKKDVLKLEDLTEGMELQGTVRNVVDFGAFVDIGVKQDGLVHISKLSNRFVKHPLDVVAVGDVVTVWVDSVDMKKGRVALTMLPSK
- a CDS encoding PP2C family serine/threonine-protein phosphatase, with translation MNHLLQKEVEVFSHQTSKAGKAQCGDSYYFTATDEYFLCVLADGLGSGKYANEASSAVAQVVEENKEEDVETLMKLCNQVLLNKRGAAVAVVKAYFKTKDFVYSCVGNIRFYLYSPTGKLTYPLPVTGYLSGRPQLFSTHRYPFEEGARFLIHSDGLRISSTKSLLKDSFSLEYIAQELERSYSNAEDDLTFIVGSLL